The following proteins come from a genomic window of Dreissena polymorpha isolate Duluth1 chromosome 1, UMN_Dpol_1.0, whole genome shotgun sequence:
- the LOC127858370 gene encoding 41 kDa spicule matrix protein-like isoform X2, with translation MGSSFSLSKSMKPIQRPGGNHTPFQTAPGTVNTGNVQHGHHNSASNYPSYPQQAHIIQPPVYAPVAGNPVYIQQVPGYGVQHPGYGMQPGYGMQQPVYGMQPGYGMQQPNYGMQQGYGVQQQGYGVQQPVHGTAPSHPNLGASQANTGVHPSNVLVTNPDPSTVETPPEYTEKPAPVAAVKTEPTPVAAQKTESTPVAAVKTEPTPVAAQKTEPTLVAAVKTEPTPLAAQKTEPTPVVVQKTEVTVSESEVHPTGESTGEH, from the coding sequence ATGGGTTCGAGTTTCTCATTGAGTAAATCGATGAAACCGATCCAAAGACCGGGAGGCAACCATACGCCGTTTCAAACTGCTCCCGGGACGGTAAATACTGGCAACGTGCAACATGGACACCATAACAGTGCATCAAACTACCCATCCTACCCACAACAGGCACATATCATCCAGCCACCTGTCTACGCTCCCGTTGCAGGTAACCCGGTGTATATCCAACAGGTACCTGGCTATGGGGTTCAACACCCTGGCTATGGCATGCAACCGGGTTATGGTATGCAACAGCCTGTTTATGGCATGCAACCGGGTTATGGTATGCAACAACCTAACTATGGCATGCAACAAGGCTATGGCGTGCAACAACAGGGCTATGGAGTACAACAGCCTGTCCATGGTACTGCCCCGTCTCATCCTAATCTGGGAGCGTCTCAGGCGAATACCGGCGTGCATCCGTCTAACGTGCTGGTAACTAACCCGGACCCAAGTACAGTAGAAACTCCACCGGAATACACTGAGAAACCGGCACCAGTAGCTGCAGTGAAGACTGAACCGACACCAGTAGCAGCACAGAAGACTGAATCGACACCAGTAGCTGCAGTGAAGACTGAACCGACACCAGTAGCAGCACAGAAGACTGAACCGACACTTGTAGCTGCAGTGAAGACTGAACCGACACCATTAGCAGCACAGAAGACTGAACCGACACCAGTAGTTGTACAGAAGACAGAG
- the LOC127858370 gene encoding 41 kDa spicule matrix protein-like isoform X1, with amino-acid sequence MGSSFSLSKSMKPIQRPGGNHTPFQTAPGTVNTGNVQHGHHNSASNYPSYPQQAHIIQPPVYAPVAGNPVYIQQVPGYGVQHPGYGMQPGYGMQQPVYGMQPGYGMQQPNYGMQQGYGVQQQGYGVQQPVHGTAPSHPNLGASQANTGVHPSNVLVTNPDPSTVETPPEYTEKPAPVAAVKTEPTPVAAQKTESTPVAAVKTEPTPVAAQKTEPTLVAAVKTEPTPLAAQKTEPTPVVVQKTEVTVSESDVHPTGESTGEH; translated from the coding sequence ATGGGTTCGAGTTTCTCATTGAGTAAATCGATGAAACCGATCCAAAGACCGGGAGGCAACCATACGCCGTTTCAAACTGCTCCCGGGACGGTAAATACTGGCAACGTGCAACATGGACACCATAACAGTGCATCAAACTACCCATCCTACCCACAACAGGCACATATCATCCAGCCACCTGTCTACGCTCCCGTTGCAGGTAACCCGGTGTATATCCAACAGGTACCTGGCTATGGGGTTCAACACCCTGGCTATGGCATGCAACCGGGTTATGGTATGCAACAGCCTGTTTATGGCATGCAACCGGGTTATGGTATGCAACAACCTAACTATGGCATGCAACAAGGCTATGGCGTGCAACAACAGGGCTATGGAGTACAACAGCCTGTCCATGGTACTGCCCCGTCTCATCCTAATCTGGGAGCGTCTCAGGCGAATACCGGCGTGCATCCGTCTAACGTGCTGGTAACTAACCCGGACCCAAGTACAGTAGAAACTCCACCGGAATACACTGAGAAACCGGCACCAGTAGCTGCAGTGAAGACTGAACCGACACCAGTAGCAGCACAGAAGACTGAATCGACACCAGTAGCTGCAGTGAAGACTGAACCGACACCAGTAGCAGCACAGAAGACTGAACCGACACTTGTAGCTGCAGTGAAGACTGAACCGACACCATTAGCAGCACAGAAGACTGAACCGACACCAGTAGTTGTACAGAAGACAGAGGTCACCGTATCAGAAAGTGATGTTCATCCCACGGGAGAATCAACGGGAGAGCATTAG